One Corynebacterium matruchotii genomic window, GCCCACAGCTGCGGATCCGGGCTTAGAATCGGCCTGGTGGCGGCGCGCATCGCCAACAGTTGCAGCAAAAACATTGAGGTGGTTGACGACACCAGCAACCCCACGAAATATCCGACCCGGGCAAACTGCCGCAGGTGAAACCACACCATTCGCATAACCGAAATCATGATTGCCCCACCAGTGCCAGGTAGCTTTCCTCCAGGTTGGGCTTCCTGGTCATGACGTCAGTTACCGTCAGGCCCACGGCGTCAGCCAGCGCGGAAACATCCGTGGGGGCGCCACACCAACTGATGAGGCCAGCGTGGTGGGCGGCCATCCGCACACATGTAACGTGCGCAATCGAATCATAGCGGGTGAGAGTGGCGAGGAACTCCCGCAGCCGCGGCTCTGTGCCCAGCGGGGTGGTGAACGAGGTCACCGCGGTGATGCCGGCACGTTCGGCGATGTCGGCGACCCCGCCGGTGACGATGATGCGCCCATCAATGAGCACATGGATCGTGTCGGACAGCTCTGCCACCTCTGTGAGCAGGTGTGATGTGAGTAGTACGCCCGCGCCGTCGGTGGCTAACTCCCGGATGAGGGCCCGAATTTCGACGGAAATCTCCGGGTCCAGGCCGTTGGTGGGCTCGTCGAAAAGCAGCACTTGGGGGCGAGACAGCAGGCCGCGCGCGATGTGGAGGCGTTGCTTCATGCCGCGCGACAGCTCCCCAACCGGGTCGAACATGCGGTCGGTGAGGCGGACCTGCGCGAGAGCGTCCTTGACTCGGGATCGGCGGCTGCGTGACGGAACGCCCGCGACGTCGGCGAAGAACAGCAGGTTATCTTTGACGGAAGCGTGCTGGTAGAAGCCGGTTTCGCCGCCCAGGATGATGCTGATGTGTTGCCTTGCTTGTCGACGCCTTTGGGTGGCGTCAATGCCGCATACCGTGATTGTGCCGGATGTGGGCGCCAGGAGGGTCGAACACATTTTCACGGTCGTGGTTTTGCCGGCGCCGTTCGGGCCGACCAATGCCACAATCTGGCCGGGGTGAATGTCGAAGGATACGTTGTTGACGGTGGTGGTGTTTCGGAAGCGTCGCGTGAGTTGGCGTGCCGAAAGCACCGGGTTGGGTTGGTTCACAGTGAACTCCATGAGTTTTGGGAAAGCATGGGAAGATCGCCGGCGCCAGAAATGATGGAAATCAATAGGGCGCGGCGTGATATGCCCACTCAGGGGCGCGTCATGGGTTCGGCTGTAGGCCAACTAACCTTGCGTTGTGGGTTGAGGTTTGCTGCAGGGATCAGCTATTCCGCTACCCAGTGACGGTGCCTGCGCGGTGGGCGAGTTGGCGAACAATGATTGACATGTGGCATGCTCCAGATTTCTGTGAATGATTGGATATATGGGATTTTAGTATAGGGGAGAGCACAAAGGTGTTTTCTTATTGATATGTTTGCTTGTCCAAGTTGAGATTGGATGTTCCGGTTGAAGTTTGATTATTTGCAGGGTTTTTGTATTTTTAAACCCCGATATACTGGGTCCTGACTTTGGATGATTGCTAGGATCACTGGGGTTGCTGGGGTTCGGCTCTGTGATATACTTGGGGATCTTTCCGCCCAACACTCATAACTGCTGGGGTTCGACTCTCAAATCCCTTGATATACTTGCTTTTGGTCGTCGGCAAGCCAGTCTTCGGCTGGGGTTCAACTCTCAAATCCCTTGATATACTTGTTATAGCCCCAAAAATAGGGTTTGAACAGGTAATATCAGGGGATTTTA contains:
- a CDS encoding ABC transporter ATP-binding protein; the protein is MNQPNPVLSARQLTRRFRNTTTVNNVSFDIHPGQIVALVGPNGAGKTTTVKMCSTLLAPTSGTITVCGIDATQRRRQARQHISIILGGETGFYQHASVKDNLLFFADVAGVPSRSRRSRVKDALAQVRLTDRMFDPVGELSRGMKQRLHIARGLLSRPQVLLFDEPTNGLDPEISVEIRALIRELATDGAGVLLTSHLLTEVAELSDTIHVLIDGRIIVTGGVADIAERAGITAVTSFTTPLGTEPRLREFLATLTRYDSIAHVTCVRMAAHHAGLISWCGAPTDVSALADAVGLTVTDVMTRKPNLEESYLALVGQS